The DNA segment TATCTCCCACCATCGAAGTCGGTCCTCCGATCTCAGATCTGATCGTCGTCTGCTTCGGCGCGGGCTGATGCGTCCACGAAGGCTTCCCAGGCTGAAACGCAGGTCTCGGCTGCTGCGAATAAGAAGGTGCTTGGCTCTTCTGGCCATTCAGAGGCTTGCCTTGGTTAGATCCGAGGCCGAGATCGAAATCGAAGGCGTTGATCGAGGATCCCGATGATCTCTTCCCGTAGTTCGAATTCATGATCGAAACTTTcagatttacaaaaaaaaacggaAGATGGTTGAGAATCAGAAGAGGTGAAATGCGCGAGAGATGATACCGGCGTAGATTCAGGTGAGATTAGAGCGTGATCCGTCGTGGAGAGATGATTCTAATTTTACCAGCGATGTAGAGAGATCTCTTTTTGCGATTGTTGTTGTTCCAGAGCCAACGAAAggggaaaataaaaataaaactttgcaGAAAGACCCCTATTGTTTGAGTTTCTATTCAATTTACCTCATTAATTTTACTACCATTACAGTTTGATTTGTGATATCCTTTGTTCTTTTAAGAGGTCTCGGctatttttcctttttcctAAACCTATGACAGTATGACTAATGTCTCGGAAGTTTAAACGTTATGttcatgtagttttttttttttaagttatgtTCATATAGTTCGGGTGTGATAAGAGCGTGATACGTCGTGATGGATACAATTGGATCAACGACGTATTTCCAGACCACAAATACCCGTTTCAACCTATTTCTCTCCAATCCCAAAATTGAAATTCGTATTCCCATAAATgaaagtttgatttggttttattggTTTGAACGTAAACCGATACTAAATTAATATGTTTAGCACTAAGTTTTAAATCCGAACCAACATGAGATCCACATACAAATCTGACCCAACTTCTGAATCAAACTttggtaaattttaaaaaatcagattgTATCAATTCAATTAGGTTAGCCATTGGTtatgtttcaaatttttgaGTAGTAAACCGATCTAACTCGGACTATGAGAATTTTAGTTCATACTTAATATATTATGGAGATGCGGGTTTCGATCTTTTGGATTGggaagaaatatattttaatacttttaataTGTTGAATTAAGATGAATTTGGAAGATTGTGTGCAATTGTTGCTATATAATATTTCTGGTGTGGAAATATGTCATTTATCCGATATAATttaagtttaaattatttatatgctATACTAATTAACGAAGCTAATGTTAAACATTATGTTCATATATTTCTCTCTGCTTAAATTCCTTATTTGGTTCTTTTTTCAGTATCAAAGAATGAtacaatttaaatttaaataataaataaataatttcttcttatttatctttttttgtattttacttattttaaataaaaaaattataatctaagaaatattaaaaaaataatgagaatTCTTTTGTCgtcatatttatttatgtaaatagaataatattatcataaatataataaaattatcatcaTTTATAAAAATGACACATATATTAGAATCATTTGTGAAATTGATATCAATTTAACATCAAGCATAACAAgtgataataatatattaaatcaattaTCATAAATGATACTAATGATAACATCATTAGCAAAATTGATGCAAAGTTAACATcactttatcacaaatatatatTGACATCACTTATTAACTAATGCAAATATTCAGGATGTTTCATCGATCATTAGaatcatttatttaaatgataCAAATTATTTCACATCGCTTATAACTAatacaaatatacaaaataaatgatGTAAGCAAACCTTTTCTTGTATGTAAAATGTTCAAATTGATTTTCATGATACCTTTTGAAACTTGCAGATAAAATGGTGTATACTAAAAATGTTGAAATTAATAACacgaaataaaaaaatacaataaactgTGTATTATGATTATTCAGAATAAAGACATATACAGAAATTTAGAAGttgatataaaattttgatacataaataaaatatttatatatttaaaatatgttaaagtTGTCTATTTCCAATGTAGCTTATTtggtttatataattaattaatttagttagACTACtaatataagattcacatcttacgcataatgaaaaattataaaaatgtaatataCTATTTAAGATATATAGTCTCTATtcttcatgtatttatatattatttctttaaattaaAACACACTGTTATgctttcaaatttgatatttctTTTCTCTATCATTTTATGTGATTAGTTGTAAGCTCAAGATTttagttaataaaaaaagtCACAGTAAAATTTGAACTcatgtatcttaaaacactaaaattaataatttaccAATTAAGCTAGTGCAATTTAATCagtgttatatattaaatagaaaacaataaatattaacaGTTTTTCAGAAAGAGTGAGGATAGTGAAGAAGAAATGAAGTTGATTGTTTTGGGAAAAGAAAATGACTATGTAAAATGTACAtaagaatgtattttttttattgaataaaacaaccacaaataaagataaaaaatacttatatctttgtaaaaaaatatagcataatttaaaaatatgataaagaAAACACCATAAATCTAGAAAAACATTTAGCAGATAACTTCGACAGCGAGCTTTCTAGCAGCACCACTGCAATCTGGTGCTCCAAACTTTTTTGTAGAGACATCAATGGAACACTTCTCTTTTCCAACACATTCTTGTGTGAGAATATCAACCGTGTTGTTACTTGATTCACAAGTTCCTTTTTCAAAAGATCCACAATTGCCATGTGGGTTACCAAATGATGCAAATTTGATGGCAGAAATGGGTTTTCTATCGCATGAAAGCTCAATAATTTTATTCTCATAGACGTTAGCACACACACTTCCCACTCTAGTAGTTTGGAAACTGACAAGCGATGGGTTTCCTCCCATCTCCTCAAACAAAACTAGTGTGTTATCTCCTTCTGCATTCAAGAAAGAGCGAGGCACATGGTACCTGTTCAAAAAAAGACAAAGCAAAAATCCTGGTAAAGATTTCCcaagtttaatattaaaatatttgattctaGAACCTAATAAGATGTGGAAAATCTACCATCTTTGTGTGGGTTCTCCACAATTGGTCAGACATTTTTCAGCATGATAAGCCCCTCTATAATTACATTTTGCATCACAACCATTTTCGCTTGAAATGAATGCCGGCCAATAACGCCCAATGTTGTTTCCATTGACCCAAGCTGTACCTTTTCCAAGTCCCATAAGATCGACAACAACTGGATCATTTCCCAAGGGAGCCTTGAATGTTGCCTGAAAAACAAAATGGAATGATGTGATTTGATATTAAATTAACAAGTTTTTGGTTTGTTATCTTATAGAGAATAATATCTCTTTACCTTATACCAAGTCATGGTTCGGTTAAACGGTACACTTTCAACCGACCAtttagacattgattccgttCTAAAGAGTTGGTTCTCAAACCCATTTAAACCGGTTTTATAGCTCCATTTATGAGCAGACAAGTCTTTAACTATAGTTTCATCACCATTTCTTCCAGTAATAAAAATGGGTCCAGTGATTCCAGCTGGCTTACTTTCAAAGAAAATACCATAGTtctataaaaacaaatagacaattttttacttttcagttaaaattaaaaaagagttttaactttttttaaaatgcaAGATAAAATAACATCTAAGAACTTACGGCAAGTCCCACAGTTATGCTAAGAAGAGCAATGACATTACGACCAGACTTAAACTTCACATCTTTCTCAAATACATAGTTAAATTTTCCATCCTCAGCGTGTTGATTacctaaaatataaatcaaagacTTTTTTGGTAAGTTGGTGTTATTGAGAtttgtaaaacatatatatgagtTATTTACCAATATGTTTTCCATTGACAAAAGCGTGAAGGACATGAGCAGTACTGTTGACGCGAAGAGACATGCTTTTACCCAAAAATAGATCTCGTTTTTTAAATTTAACGGTAGTCATGTACCATAGATAATCACTTTGGTCATTGGTTACTACTTTCTGATCAAATAGTTGTGTCTGTGTAGATTCTCCTTTTCCTTTCAAAATGAAGTTGTCCACGTTCTCTGGTCTCCATGACCATTTCAGAGTTGAAGGGGTATCCTCAGCTTCATTTGGTTTCTTAACCATCATTGAAGTCTGAGTGGTAATCTGAAAATAGAAAACCAACAATAGAATGATTTTTGGTTACAATTTTGAATAAATAATGGTTATTAGTATGAAAATCTAACATCcacaaaataaaatgtaaaataaaaaacctTGGCGGTGTTATAAGCCTCATTTTTGCAATCTGGTAAAATGGTAACAGACCAAGCCGGGATAACATAAGATTCTCCTTGGAAACTAATTTTTGCATCTGAATTTTCATTTCCATTTCCAAAAAAGCAGCTTGATCCTTCTTCGGTTTTATAAATTGTTgcctatgtaatatttttatgataagTAATCAGTTCAagaataacatatataatactgataaaaaaataacaagaatattaccGATGCAGAGTTTCCAAAGTCAATGGTTGAGATGTTTCCGTATGTGAGAGTTCTCTCCATAGAGTGAAGAACATCATGAAGTTGTTTTAAATGTCCGTATTTTGGTTGATTCAAATTACCTAATAGGTTTTTCCATGTTAGTAAAATTAGaaacttctaaaatatttttaaatatgaatatactttaaatttaccATATTCGTCAAGGGGAGCATCATAATCATATGAAGTTGTGATGTATGGACCACCTGCGGTTCTGTCAAAGTTGGTGCCTCCATGgtactacaaaaataaaaacatttcaatTACTCTTTCTAGTTAATGTTGATTTTCTGTGagcttattttaataaatatttctttattattatattttaccatataataattattaaaagttCCTCCTCTTTGGAAGAATCTTGCAACAGAGAATGCAACATCTTCGGTTGTTCTATGGGGATTTTTACCACCCCATTGCTTAAAcctattcaaataaaaaacaaaataaatatattatgataaaatatttacaaaataattgaaaatataatcATACTGAAAACAAAACTAACCATCCGGTCCAATTTTCAGTCCACATCTTAGGAGTGTTGGGATTGTTTGGTACAAAATTGTCACAATAAAATCCATTACATGTATTCaactataaaaacaaaaacgatttaaaaatagttaaccTTTGAATATATTCAATAAATATTCATTATACAAGACTGAACTTATTACCATAGGCTGAGGAGCATCATTTTGTTGACACATTATCCATGGAACACCAACATCAAGAGACTGAGCCATATTTGCACACCACTTAATGTATGCTTTCCCCGAGTCTCCATAGGGTCCCATTACATTTCCATACTCATTTTCTATCTGcaatattagtaaaaaaaaagataaatattgtTCAGAATTGTATATAACATTACGAAACATCACATTatgtattaaaaaattaaattgattaCCTGAGCAAGAATAATTGGGCCTCCTTGTGAtgcaaataatttttctttcttgaccatgtcTACTATCATAGTTGTGAAGTTTTGCATCTCATCCTATACATAAATCATTcacataaaatttaattaaacagtAACACTAcacatatgataaaaaaaaagaatattgatCATCAGGTAAGACTACCataaatgatttatttgtaGTTCTGAACACCATTCCAGGCATGTTGTGCAGCCACACTGGGAATCCTCTgtttaacataattaaaaaaaattgcaggTCAAAAATATTACATGAGAACAGTAATATCATTATACAAGAAGCTAAGTACTGattatgataatttattaaaaatatatactataattaaAAGACTAGTAGTGACATTAATGATACATAAGTTTTGGTATACTGATTACGAATATTAATCCATTGGACCATTTATCGACCAAAATATTATATGGAAAACCGTACTATCAGCATACAAGAAGCTAACTTATTATGAAAATGTATTAAACTGGTATATATGGCACGTAAAGAGATTAGCTAAATCCATTTTAGTATATTACCCGTAATTCCACTCAGCACATGCATATGGTCCTATGCGAAGAACACCATACAATCCTTCATCTTGAATGGTTTTCAGGAATCGAATAAGATCTAATTTTCCAGAAAAATCATATTGACGGCGAGTAGGCTCATGCGCATTCCAGAAGACATATGTTTCGATCGCATCAAGACCTCCTTCTTTACCTTTTTTGATAAGATCCGGCCACAtctaaacatattaaaaaaatgagtATAGTTAGTCGCAAACATAAAAGACTAAGACCAAATATACTGTTTGATGTAAGGTTGATTAAATACCTCAGGAGTGCTTCTAGGATAATGGATCGAACCGGAAAGGAGAACCCTGCGGTGACCATCAATGGTAATGGCTCGGCCATCATGAGAAACGATTGTGGCATAGGCACTACTTacgaaaagaaaacataaaagaaatctTAGAGAAACCATGTTTATTTAGAATAATAGTTCTTGAATGAAGAAATATGAAAGGAAACAAAGCTTTTATAGGGATATAAAATCGTTACCTAAAGATAATATGGATAATTATAGATATTCCGAAAAACCAAAACTGTAACTGCcatattatttaagtataaaTTTGTTTATCTTTTAACTAATTTTGTGAATTTGTAActaataaaaaatgatttatcctgatttttaatttaaatttgatttggatAATAACAGATTTTATGCCAAAAATCTAAATCGATGTTGCTTggttgttgaatttttttttcaattcattatatcttaaaacatgtctgaatatgattttttttgtaaatagtGTAAATCTAAAAccatcatatttatttatatattttcatctaATTTTAAAACCAGTTTAAGTCTGgataattttcttaatactttccatttttttacaaaggagataaaaataattgtattcactatctctctttttatataataaatatcttGTTTGTGTTAATCAAATTAGCGTATGAGCATTGAATAAATGTTATTCTAACTTAATGACGaggtatatattatatgatttacAAGACTCATTAACATGTACAAAAAATGATTAGGATTATCTCCACTTATGATTCAAAATAGTGagattttaacattttagcTAACACATTAGTAAAGAGTTTGATTTAATTTGTTATATGTTAGCTATAAAAACACAATGCGCTATGTTAATTTTGtttagttaaaattaaaatatagcaCTTCACACTTCTgtttacaaataaaaatttaaaaaatttgtagaAAAGAAATAGCATATATGATTTCCAAGCATCTAAACCATTTAGTCTCTCTAACTTTCTATGCGAATCAAAATTTAAGGTAATATAACTATTAAATTTATTGTGTACTTTGTAAACTGTAAAGGTTTAAGATGCTATGGCAAATAGTATAAGTTTATTGGACACTGAGGATGTTTCAggaattaaaattataatttaacagCTAAAGTTGGAGCCCGGTGTAACAAACGAAATgtcaaaagttaaaaaaataggtTATCTTATGATCCTTGCAAGAAGAAAGTTATTTTGCTCAACAAGGCtactaaattgtttttatttttcttctctcttttgaaACCTAATTCTTActataatattcaaaatttccATTGGAGGCCAACAAAATTTGTGAAAGATTAGTAAAAGAATTGAAATAGATTATTTTTGCCAACAATAAGATTTAGGATCAAAATGGTTTCAATAAGCTTGATGGAGACAGATTGACCCATCTGTTGATTAAGATAATTGACTATTTTAAGCTTGTAATGGAAGCTTCAAGCTTGATGTATTTATGcatattttttgttaaacaaaTCGAAACAGCTTTGGGAAACAGAGTAAGAATATATGAAACCATCAAAGGAGaacagaagagaagagaagagatagaGCCAAGAGTGATACAACATCGTCCACTTTTTCTCCTCTCAGTATTGCCCTCTCTCCTCCTAAAAttaccctctctctctctcctctctcctctcaGCATAGCCCTCACTCTCATCTCTTCTCCCAACATCGTCTTCTCTC comes from the Brassica rapa cultivar Chiifu-401-42 chromosome A01, CAAS_Brap_v3.01, whole genome shotgun sequence genome and includes:
- the LOC103839790 gene encoding beta-galactosidase 15-like; amino-acid sequence: MTNVSVLLFDLKTGRSSSTVQVRLLRFLKAMNVCRGGELMGVDMLLLDSQATMMPATMNFNRLATHMPNLKSSSVYSLTVFDVTQCNQNYRLSDSVLIIHFSDSNSFNEDKNRVMATINMENDMYVTMSFFDSQAVKMHNQQEKMRGDPRVVVATSVNPKMVGGHLFLNATSGTHIYFDKETAVGESFFYMLVAQDTGLTPASPRLRGYAKVESLSIAELNNFVTTAPSQEIDFVCTGRVTGIKVEKGCAYATIVSHDGRAITIDGHRRVLLSGSIHYPRSTPEMWPDLIKKGKEGGLDAIETYVFWNAHEPTRRQYDFSGKLDLIRFLKTIQDEGLYGVLRIGPYACAEWNYGGFPVWLHNMPGMVFRTTNKSFMDEMQNFTTMIVDMVKKEKLFASQGGPIILAQIENEYGNVMGPYGDSGKAYIKWCANMAQSLDVGVPWIMCQQNDAPQPMLNTCNGFYCDNFVPNNPNTPKMWTENWTGWFKQWGGKNPHRTTEDVAFSVARFFQRGGTFNNYYMYHGGTNFDRTAGGPYITTSYDYDAPLDEYGNLNQPKYGHLKQLHDVLHSMERTLTYGNISTIDFGNSASATIYKTEEGSSCFFGNGNENSDAKISFQGESYVIPAWSVTILPDCKNEAYNTAKITTQTSMMVKKPNEAEDTPSTLKWSWRPENVDNFILKGKGESTQTQLFDQKVVTNDQSDYLCMSLRVNSTAHVLHAFVNGKHIGNQHAEDGKFNYVFEKDVKFKSGRNVIALLSITVGLANYGIFFESKPAGITGPIFITGRNGDETIVKDLSAHKWSYKTGLNGFENQLFRTESMSKWSVESVPFNRTMTWYKATFKAPLGNDPVVVDLMGLGKGTAWVNGNNIGRYWPAFISSENGCDAKCNYRGAYHAEKCLTNCGEPTQRWYHVPRSFLNAEGDNTLVLFEEMGGNPSLVSFQTTRVGSVCANVYENKIIELSCDRKPISAIKFASFGNPHGNCGSFEKGTCESSNNTVDILTQECVGKEKCSIDVSTKKFGAPDCSGAARKLAVEVIC